In a genomic window of Myxococcales bacterium:
- a CDS encoding tetratricopeptide repeat protein: MVLAAALAFGAGAGRATAQPTPTSTDRAGAKAAFARGNTLFNLAEYDAAIEAFKESYKLAPAPLLLFNIAQAYRLKGACIEASRFYASYLREQPDAKDRARVEKRIAEMDVRGDPAAAGRGAAGRAAPGRAAAERAHAERAHAERRRGAPGRRPAPRRGRGRAGPARSRARPAPRRARRGRRRRRRGRWRRLPVDARPRSRPGARAGVRRRLHRRRRARSRPPRRRRRAERHDRLRRRRRRDRGRRRPLPRRPRPLARRPAIAVVPTGRGALVSAGWTLR; this comes from the coding sequence TTGGTGCTCGCGGCCGCGCTGGCGTTCGGCGCCGGCGCCGGTCGTGCCACGGCCCAGCCGACACCGACCTCGACCGACCGCGCCGGGGCGAAGGCCGCGTTCGCCCGCGGCAACACCCTGTTCAACCTGGCCGAGTACGACGCCGCGATCGAGGCGTTCAAGGAGTCGTACAAGCTCGCGCCGGCGCCGCTGCTGCTGTTCAACATCGCGCAGGCCTATCGCCTCAAGGGCGCGTGCATCGAGGCCAGCCGCTTCTACGCCAGCTACCTGCGCGAGCAGCCCGACGCCAAGGACCGCGCCCGCGTCGAGAAGCGCATCGCCGAGATGGACGTGCGCGGCGACCCAGCCGCCGCCGGTCGAGGAGCCGCCGGTCGCGCCGCCCCCGGTCGCGCCGCCGCCGAGCGAGCCCACGCCGAGCGAGCCCACGCCGAGCGCCGCCGCGGCGCCCCCGGTCGACGCCCCGCCCCCCGCCGCGGTCGTGGTCGCGCCGGTCCCGCGCGATCGCGGGCGCGGCCTGCGCCTCGGCGGGCTCGTCGCGGTCGGCGTCGGCGTCGCCGCGGTCGGTGGCGGCGCCTACCTGTCGATGCGCGCCCACGATCTCGGCCAGGAGCTCGAGCAGGCGTGCGCCGACGGCTGCACCGCCGCCGACGTGCTCGATCACGACCGCCGCGGCGCCGACGCCGAGCGGAACGCCACGATCGCCTACGGCGCCGGCGGCGTCGCGATCGCGGTCGGCGTCGGCCTCTACCTCGTCGGCCGCGGCCGCTGGCGCGCCGCCCCGCGATCGCGGTCGTCCCGACCGGGCGCGGCGCGCTGGTGTCGGCCGGCTGGACGCTGCGCTGA